A window of the Cicer arietinum cultivar CDC Frontier isolate Library 1 chromosome 6, Cicar.CDCFrontier_v2.0, whole genome shotgun sequence genome harbors these coding sequences:
- the LOC101489116 gene encoding WRKY transcription factor 6-like, translated as MDSIVSTNGSSSSSHGTIPFQVNLSCSNETRTELDFFKDNNNDHHKVVSHNDLNNTPSFMEFQVNTGLNLLTTNTSSDQSMVDDDMSPNSYDKKTKDECLILQGDLDRVKMENRRLTLMLDQLKADYTALQMHMANLMQEKKAEEQEVFDGKFEEKKKVENSGVLMPRQFMDLGLAANAEVDDPASPSXGRSRDQLGSPTNVEVASMEEGIIKNENVGVEEKKEIERHNFSPPKNVNVDQVEATMRKARVSVRARSDAPIISDGCQWRKYGQKMAKGNPCPRAYYRCTMSSACPVRKQVQRCAEDRTVLITTYEGNHNHALPPAARGMVETTSSAATMLLSGSTSSTDHGLMNPNFLTRTFLPCSSTMATISASAPFPTITLDLTQSPNPLQLQNFANSSAPSLIPQIFGQVPNNFQQSKFSGLQLSQNSIDSSHLASIPNLADFSAAITKDPNFTAALAVAITSIFGGVQQNNNTNDNNNNVTSCNNNGNVTSGNNNNNGKQ; from the exons atggATTCTATAGTCAGCACCAATggttcttcttcatcttcacaTGGCACTATCCCTTTTCAAGTCAACCTTAGCTGCTCCAATGAAACAAGAACAGAGTTGGACTTTTTTAAGGACAATAACAATGATCATCACAAGGTTGTCTCTCACAATGATCTTAACAACACACCATCTTTCATGGAATTCCAAGTAAAC actgGACTCAATCTTCTTACTACCAACACTAGTAGTGATCAATCTATGGTGGATGATGATATGTCACCTAATTCATATGACAAAAAAACTAAGGATGAG TGCCTTATTCTTCAAGGTGACCTCGATCGAGTCAAAATGGAGAATCGTCGATTGACGCTGATGCTCGATCAGCTTAAAGCAGATTACACAGCCCTGCAGATGCATATGGCAAATTTGATGCAAGAAAAAAAAGCTGAAGAACAAGAAGTGTTTGATGGAAAAtttgaagagaaaaagaaagttgAGAATAGTGGAGTATTGATGCCAAGACAATTTATGGATCTTGGATTGGCTGCTAATGCTGAGGTCGATGATCCGGCTTCTCCATCGNN CGGAAGAAGCCGTGATCAATTAGGATCGCCGACGAATGTAGAAGTGGCTTCCATGGAAGAAGGCATAATTAAGAATGAGAATGTTGGTGTTGAAGAGAAGAAAGAAATTGAAAGACACAATTTTAGTCCTCCAAAGAATGTTAATGTTGATCAAGTTGAGGCTACAATGAGGAAAGCAAGAGTTTCTGTTAGAGCTAGATCAGATGCACCCATT ATTAGTGATGGATGTCAATGGAGAAAGTATGGACAAAAAATGGCGAAAGGAAATCCATGTCCTCGAGCTTATTATCGGTGTACTATGTCTTCTGCTTGTCCGGTTCGAAAACAg GTACAAAGATGTGCTGAAGACAGAACAGTCCTAATAACAACATATGAAGGAAATCACAACCATGCATTACCACCAGCAGCAAGAGGAATGGTAGAAACAACATCATCAGCAGCAACAATGCTACTTTCAGGATCAACATCAAGCACTGATCATGGATTAATGAATCCAAATTTCCTAACAAGAACATTCCTTCCTTGTTCTTCAACTATGGCAACTATTTCAGCATCAGCTCCATTCCCAACTATTACACTTGACCTTACACAATCTCCAAATCCTCTTCAGTTACAAAATTTTGCCAATTCCTCTGCTCCTTCATTAATTCCTCAGATTTTTGGTCAGGTACCTAATAATTTTCAACAATCAAAATTCTCTGGCCTACAATTGTCACAAAATTCAATTGATTCTTCACATTTGGCTTCAATACCAAACCTTGCTGATTTTAGTGCTGCCATTACTAAGGATCCAAATTTCACTGCTGCTTTGGCTGTTGCTATTACTTCAATTTTTGGTGGTGTTCAACAAAACAACAACactaatgataataataacaatgtcACATCATGCAACAACAATGGTAATGTCACAAGTggcaacaataataataatgggaagcaataa